One region of Streptomyces sp. CG4 genomic DNA includes:
- a CDS encoding helix-turn-helix domain-containing protein yields the protein MGRPGCSSSFDQYDNLRLVRVMCNKCEQILPRTITAPPYSPSETVENRHERLIALLAAGHTDASAARRLGVSRRTVTYMLRSMMDGLGINNRFQLGIAVGARSRICATCPTPRQPAITNIAHDHGRY from the coding sequence ATGGGCAGACCGGGGTGTTCTTCATCATTCGACCAGTATGACAATCTCAGATTGGTTCGAGTAATGTGCAACAAATGTGAGCAGATACTTCCGCGCACCATCACCGCACCTCCGTACAGTCCGAGTGAGACGGTCGAGAACCGCCACGAAAGGCTGATCGCCTTACTGGCCGCCGGCCATACCGATGCCAGCGCGGCCCGGCGGCTCGGTGTCAGCCGTCGCACCGTGACCTACATGCTCCGCTCCATGATGGACGGGTTGGGCATCAACAACCGCTTCCAGCTCGGCATCGCCGTCGGCGCCCGCAGCCGTATCTGCGCCACGTGTCCGACGCCGCGCCAACCCGCCATCACCAACATCGCACATGACCACGGTCGTTACTGA
- a CDS encoding ATP-grasp domain-containing protein, which produces MNTKTVVLVGVPWSVHELDDAVRDAATLGASLLVVDTPESLAQIGEQTAVQTRTVKALDPLLIADCVRDTEPATVLAITEFSMELAAAVREQLGIPGTPSAVEARVLDKAETREVLREHGLTQVGFHRSSLLFPEDLLGGLEPPVVVKPRSFSGSHGVTFVADHSELARVFDPYDLAESNRDERDARVAHLAGDHRTHEVIVEEYVPGTEISAEGLVVDGRLTLFSLTDKVNTGMPHFEEVGHMVPSKHTQERGAQVEEYLQAVVSALGFVTSPMHAEIKLLDDRIELVEIHTRYPGDRVVELLQSAYEIRPYEAYFDAMLNGRAPRRPRPTGHHYGVGFFNGPTDAPFTWPSYAFPHPEAVVSIDLDRRRAPKVFEYEGLRIRYWRAGHALFAAEEHASVHENISFLLHNTPGQNGSGS; this is translated from the coding sequence ATGAATACTAAGACCGTCGTGCTCGTGGGAGTCCCGTGGAGCGTCCACGAACTGGACGACGCCGTCCGTGACGCGGCCACCCTCGGCGCCTCGCTCCTCGTCGTCGACACGCCCGAGTCCCTCGCGCAGATCGGCGAACAGACCGCCGTGCAGACCCGGACCGTCAAAGCCCTCGACCCGTTGCTCATCGCCGACTGCGTGCGCGACACCGAGCCGGCGACCGTCCTTGCCATCACCGAGTTCTCCATGGAGCTGGCCGCGGCCGTGCGCGAGCAACTCGGCATCCCCGGCACGCCGTCCGCCGTCGAGGCCCGCGTCCTGGACAAGGCGGAGACCCGCGAAGTACTGCGCGAGCACGGGCTCACCCAGGTTGGTTTTCACCGGAGTTCGCTGCTCTTCCCCGAGGACCTGCTCGGCGGCCTGGAGCCGCCGGTGGTGGTCAAGCCGCGATCGTTCAGCGGCAGCCACGGCGTGACATTCGTCGCCGACCATTCCGAGCTGGCCCGCGTCTTCGACCCGTACGACCTGGCCGAGAGCAATCGTGACGAGCGTGACGCCCGGGTGGCTCACCTGGCCGGGGACCACCGTACGCACGAGGTCATCGTCGAGGAGTACGTGCCGGGCACCGAGATCAGCGCCGAGGGACTCGTCGTCGACGGTCGGCTCACGCTGTTCAGCCTGACCGACAAGGTCAACACCGGCATGCCGCACTTCGAAGAAGTCGGCCACATGGTGCCCAGCAAGCACACGCAGGAGCGGGGCGCGCAGGTCGAGGAGTATCTGCAGGCCGTCGTGTCGGCGCTGGGCTTCGTCACCTCGCCGATGCACGCCGAGATCAAGCTGCTCGACGACCGGATCGAGCTCGTCGAGATCCACACCCGCTACCCCGGCGACCGCGTCGTCGAGCTGCTCCAGTCGGCGTACGAGATACGTCCGTACGAGGCGTACTTCGACGCGATGCTCAACGGCCGGGCGCCGCGCCGGCCCCGGCCGACCGGCCACCACTACGGCGTGGGCTTCTTCAACGGCCCGACGGACGCTCCCTTCACCTGGCCGTCGTACGCCTTCCCGCACCCCGAGGCCGTCGTCTCGATCGACCTGGACCGTCGCCGGGCTCCGAAGGTCTTCGAGTACGAAGGTCTGCGCATCCGGTACTGGCGAGCGGGCCATGCCCTGTTCGCGGCCGAAGAACACGCCTCCGTCCACGAGAACATCAGCTTCCTCCTCCACAACACGCCCGGACAGAACGGTTCCGGAAGCTAG
- a CDS encoding helix-turn-helix transcriptional regulator — protein MRENTESTTREALADFLRRRRDALSPEVVGLQTGQRRRTPGLRRDEVARLANISTTYYERLEQGRAPQPSAAILAGLARALRLDPDERAYLYLLAGRAEPAVAVAKPDGVVDPELLSVMRAMAATSPAFVVDDLATIVAQNGLHATLFGAAVGLPGWEGNMFWCWFGSGRWRRSMLNSPEHQEAIGRNYVAYLRVIVAERGHDAAAAALVADLYMASAEFSRMWDEHQVSREPSPAVSVLVDGVGRLDFDHALMMSSRSRQRLFSLHAVPGTPTQQRLTRLSNVPGGAVSTYR, from the coding sequence ATGCGGGAGAACACCGAGTCGACCACGCGGGAGGCCCTGGCCGATTTCCTGCGCCGGAGACGTGACGCGTTGTCACCAGAGGTGGTCGGGCTGCAGACCGGTCAACGGCGCCGGACACCGGGACTGCGCCGGGACGAGGTGGCGCGCCTGGCGAACATATCGACGACCTACTACGAACGGCTGGAACAGGGCCGTGCACCACAGCCGTCGGCCGCCATACTCGCCGGGCTGGCCCGCGCGTTGCGGCTGGACCCGGACGAGCGTGCCTACCTGTACCTGCTGGCCGGGCGCGCCGAGCCCGCAGTGGCAGTGGCGAAACCGGACGGCGTCGTCGATCCCGAACTGCTGTCGGTCATGCGGGCGATGGCGGCGACGTCCCCGGCGTTCGTCGTGGACGACCTCGCCACCATCGTGGCGCAGAACGGTTTGCACGCAACGCTGTTCGGCGCCGCCGTCGGCCTGCCCGGCTGGGAAGGAAACATGTTCTGGTGCTGGTTCGGTTCGGGCCGCTGGCGGCGCTCGATGCTGAACTCGCCGGAGCACCAGGAGGCCATCGGCCGTAATTACGTCGCCTACCTGCGCGTCATCGTGGCTGAGCGCGGCCACGACGCGGCCGCGGCAGCGCTGGTGGCCGATCTGTACATGGCGAGCGCTGAATTCTCGCGGATGTGGGACGAGCACCAGGTCTCCCGGGAGCCTTCTCCGGCCGTGAGTGTGCTGGTCGACGGCGTCGGCCGCCTGGACTTCGACCACGCGCTGATGATGAGTTCGCGGTCACGGCAGCGTCTGTTCTCACTTCACGCGGTTCCGGGCACACCCACCCAACAGCGGTTGACCAGGCTTTCAAACGTGCCGGGCGGTGCCGTATCCACGTATCGATAG
- a CDS encoding alpha/beta fold hydrolase: MLEVIHHVRRPGAGPTVLFVPGLGMTSHCFAPVAAGLGPDYDVVTVDLRGHGASPEPPLGWTIEDAAADLAQVIEHLDLHDVTLVGWSLGATVTYNYLDRYGTDRVSRLVSVEMSPHLLREEGWEHAAFGGLDAVGALQATQQQWTDPDTYLTALIENCFASGSEPEPGALQPLLAESLKTSRLALLALWSGVLAQDWRERIGALTLPTLLLHGAKSRIFPTEVGKWLLGAFPDARLEMFARSGHAPFLEEPDRFVHVLRDFVDGTAGA; encoded by the coding sequence ATGCTCGAAGTGATTCATCATGTCCGGCGTCCCGGTGCCGGTCCGACCGTGTTGTTCGTCCCGGGCCTGGGAATGACCTCGCACTGTTTCGCGCCGGTGGCGGCCGGCCTCGGTCCCGACTACGACGTTGTCACCGTGGACCTGCGCGGGCATGGGGCCAGCCCGGAACCTCCGCTCGGCTGGACCATCGAGGACGCCGCGGCCGACCTGGCGCAGGTCATCGAGCACCTCGACCTGCACGATGTCACGCTCGTCGGCTGGTCGCTCGGCGCGACCGTCACCTACAACTACCTCGACCGGTATGGGACCGACCGGGTCTCCCGGCTGGTCTCGGTGGAGATGTCGCCACACTTGCTGCGGGAGGAGGGCTGGGAGCACGCGGCGTTCGGTGGTCTGGACGCGGTCGGCGCCCTGCAGGCGACCCAACAGCAGTGGACCGACCCGGACACCTACCTCACCGCCTTGATCGAGAACTGCTTCGCCTCCGGGAGCGAGCCCGAACCCGGCGCACTGCAGCCGTTGTTGGCCGAATCGCTGAAGACGTCGCGGCTGGCGCTGCTGGCCCTGTGGAGCGGGGTCCTCGCCCAGGACTGGCGCGAGCGGATCGGTGCGCTGACGCTGCCGACGTTGCTGCTGCACGGGGCGAAAAGCCGCATCTTTCCCACCGAGGTCGGCAAATGGCTGCTGGGTGCGTTCCCCGATGCCCGGCTGGAGATGTTCGCGCGGAGTGGCCACGCTCCCTTCCTCGAGGAACCGGACCGCTTCGTCCACGTGCTCCGCGACTTCGTGGACGGGACGGCGGGCGCGTGA
- a CDS encoding DHA2 family efflux MFS transporter permease subunit produces the protein MSRLRGNPWATLVVLSLGYFMTLLDSTMVTIAIPSIIDSMHATLPQVLWSLNSYIITITVLLITAGRLGDRYGPRQVFVVGILLFTVASLLCGLATVPGILVGARVLQGAGAALLMPQSLTLIVAAFPRERRGTALGVWGAIGGVASVLGPSLGGLLINAAGWRWIFLINLPIGVLVVVAGLTIVPDLRTGRQHTLDLLGVGIASVALACFAYAVTNGADHHWGPLVWALLVAAALFGTGFTVRQRHRQDSDPLVPFALLRIRSYTVTLGIAASITGATFAITVVAALYFQSELGLSAFRAGLLLAPASAMSMLIALFAGRLADRIEGRYILLTGMVVQGVGILWTALLMTGSVHWTAFLAPMAVVGMGNGCSIAPRTTVAMRDVPQALTGAASGILETTRQLGAMVFTAGVVALMQDLRSVAGGSGAAMRAATVLPIAALALGAVACLALPREAAEPAVHARPVPSDSRRPT, from the coding sequence GTGAGTCGGCTGCGCGGCAACCCTTGGGCAACGCTGGTCGTGTTGTCCCTGGGCTACTTCATGACCTTGCTGGACTCGACGATGGTCACCATCGCGATCCCCAGCATCATCGACTCGATGCACGCCACGCTCCCTCAGGTGCTGTGGTCGCTGAACAGCTACATCATCACCATCACCGTACTGTTGATCACCGCGGGCCGCTTGGGCGACCGCTACGGCCCGCGTCAGGTATTCGTCGTGGGCATCCTGCTCTTCACCGTCGCGAGCCTGCTGTGCGGGCTCGCGACGGTACCCGGCATCCTGGTCGGCGCCCGGGTGCTGCAGGGTGCCGGTGCCGCGCTGCTCATGCCGCAGAGCCTGACCCTGATCGTGGCCGCCTTCCCGCGCGAGCGGCGCGGTACGGCACTGGGGGTGTGGGGCGCCATCGGCGGGGTGGCCTCGGTGCTCGGCCCTTCTCTCGGCGGTCTGTTGATCAACGCGGCCGGCTGGCGGTGGATCTTCCTCATCAACCTGCCGATCGGCGTGCTCGTCGTGGTGGCGGGCCTGACGATCGTCCCGGACCTGCGGACGGGCCGGCAGCACACCCTGGACCTGCTCGGCGTCGGTATCGCCTCGGTGGCCCTCGCCTGCTTCGCCTACGCCGTGACCAACGGCGCGGATCACCACTGGGGCCCCCTCGTCTGGGCACTGCTGGTGGCAGCCGCGCTCTTCGGCACAGGCTTCACCGTCCGCCAGCGACATCGCCAGGACAGTGATCCGCTGGTGCCCTTTGCCCTCTTGCGGATCCGCAGCTACACCGTGACGCTCGGGATCGCCGCCTCGATCACCGGAGCCACCTTCGCCATCACGGTGGTGGCCGCGCTGTACTTCCAGTCGGAACTGGGCCTGAGCGCCTTCCGGGCAGGGCTGCTCCTGGCACCGGCCTCGGCGATGTCCATGCTGATCGCCCTCTTCGCCGGCCGGCTGGCCGACCGGATCGAGGGCCGGTACATCCTGCTGACCGGCATGGTCGTACAGGGTGTCGGCATCCTGTGGACCGCGTTGCTGATGACGGGCTCGGTGCACTGGACGGCCTTCCTGGCCCCGATGGCTGTCGTCGGCATGGGCAACGGCTGCTCGATCGCGCCGAGGACGACGGTCGCCATGCGCGACGTCCCCCAGGCATTGACGGGTGCGGCCTCCGGGATCCTGGAAACGACGCGACAGCTGGGGGCGATGGTCTTCACCGCGGGCGTCGTGGCGCTGATGCAGGATCTGCGGTCGGTGGCGGGTGGCAGCGGTGCGGCGATGCGCGCGGCCACGGTCCTGCCGATCGCGGCGCTCGCGCTCGGCGCCGTAGCCTGCCTGGCGCTGCCGCGCGAGGCGGCCGAGCCGGCCGTGCACGCACGGCCGGTACCGTCGGACTCGCGGCGACCGACCTGA